The DNA sequence TAGAAACACCGCTTCGTGATCTTGATAGTCTCGTCGATCGCCGGCGAAGAACTCGGCGAGGGCATCAAACTCGGGCGTCGACGCGCGAGGGCCTTCGTCGCCACTGCCTCCGAGTATCATCACACGAGAATGCGCACCTGCGAGCAGTTGCTCGGCAAATTCCTCGGGACGCAACTTGAGCAGTCCTGACATGTGCGCGGATCTCCCAGGTTTGCATCATTGTGAATTGCCCGATGAGTGGGTCGGCTGTTCTAGCGGGCATCTGAACTTGGAATCCGTAGTTTGTTACAGGTGTGCGTTGGCTGCGAATCATCCCGCCTACTCCATTCGCAGGCTGCGCAGTCGGTTGATTGCTGCCGCGATTTCGTGACGACGAGGGCGGGCAAGGTTTCCCGGATGGTGTTCTCCGCTCCCGTACGGGTCGAGGGCCTCCAGGCCTTCGCGGTCGAGCAGTGCGTCGAGTTCGTCGAGAATCACTGTGAGGGTCGCGCCATTTTTCATCGCGTGCTTGCTCGCCCAATGGATCGAGAGCCCGGCAGCTCGGGCCTGGCTGGTGTCCACGAGTTGCGAAACGCCCCGCAGATCGAGATCGCATCGGCCATAGCGGATGACGTTGGGTTCCCGGGCCTCGATCTTGACTCCCTTTTTTCCGCGCGATGCATCGAAGCTTTGCGAAATGGGAATTCGCGGTGGGGGGGATTCGATGGCGCCCCGACCTTCTCGCTGTCGCTTGCCCGGGTTCGCTTGTGCGATCTGCTTTGCCGCCGCGGTTGCGTCGTGCACTTTGTAATCTCGCAGCATGATCACGCGATCCGCGGCTTCGAAGTAGTCGCCGCTTCCGCCCATGACGAGCACGGTCGAAATGCCGAGTACGTCGTGCAGGTCGCGAACGCGATCAACATAGGGTGTGATGGGTTCGTAGCGCTTGTGAACCAGCTCCTGCATGCGCGCGTCCCGGACCATGAAGTTGGTCGCGCAAGTATCTTCGTCGAGCAACAGGCCGCTGCACCCTGCTTCGATGGCTTCGACGATACTGGCCGCCTGACTCGTGCTTCCGCTGGCGTCGTCGCTGCAGAAAGCCCGGGTACTCCGATCGCCGGGGAGTTGGTCGATGAAAGCGTGGATGTCTACCCGTTCGATGCGACGGCCGTCTTCGGCGCGAATCTTGACCAGGCCGCGGTCCGCCACGACAGTCTCGCGTCCGTCGCCCGGGATGTGAGGGTAGACACAGCGTTCGAGCGCCTGCAGCAAAGTCGACTTGCCGTGGTAGCCGCCGCCCACGATCAAGTTGACTCCCTTCGGGATCCCCATGCCGACCCACTGATGAGAACCCGCGCTCGAGATACGGCTGTTGACTTGATTGGGGACATCGATGCAGACTTCAAATTCCGGCGGCGATTCGAAGGGAACCACGTCGGCTCCTTGTAGCGGCCGATCATTCGCCCCGGACTCTCTCGGAAGGATTGCGCCGTTGCCGACAAACGCGATCAATCCCCGCCCCGCGAGTGCTTCGCGAATCGCTTCCTGGTTTTCAATGCAGTGAACAAACGCCGTGACGCGATCAGCGTCGAGGGAGTCGAAGCGAAGCCCCATAAGTGATGCGCGCGGCACCGCATCGCATAGGAGTTCGCCTGCTCGCTTGCCGAGGATTCGCCGTCCCGCCGCGGGCAGCCCGACTTCGAGCCGAGCCTCGATCCAGTCGCCGTCGCGACTGATCCGCACGGCGGTTCGCTCGAGCACTTCCTGGCCGCCTGCGTCGATCCGGATCAGTCCGCTCTTGCCGCTGCCTTCTGACCGGGTTCCTTCTTCCGCTGCAGATTTTCCAATTGCACTGTGAATTGATCGCGCGACGAAGTCGGCGAGGGCCAGGCGCCGGACGGGACCTTCGATCAACTCGGCTGGAAATCCGGCGACCTCCATCGGAACCCGCACGCGGAGTTTCGAAGGTGCAGCAAACGGATCGCCTTGCACGTGGTCGATATACAAGGTGAAGCCATCAAAGGCGTAGGCTCCGCGCAAATCTTTCAACGCGGGGTAACCGCGACCCTCGAGGCGGTGACATTCGCTTTCGAGGGTCGCTCGAGTCCGATTCATCCCGTGCGCGGATCTGGTTCGTCGGCCGCACCGCCTGCACCGCCGATGCCGCTTATGTCCTTACAATGTTCATCGAATTGTTTTTCGCAATTCGTTTCGGCGAAGTTGCAGGCTCTTGCGACATCGCCGAGACGAGTGCCGATGAATTTGGCGTAGTCACAACGCGCCTTGGGGTCTTCGTCGCCGAAGACGGCGAGCGCTTCCAGGTAATGACGGTCGGCTTCCTCGAGTCGGCCCTGCTTGTCGTAGATTCGCGCCAGGTTCCACTTGTTGATCGGGTCGTCGGGGTTGATCGCGACCGCGCGTTCCGAATACTCGAGTGCCTTTTCGCCGTTTCCGGTCATTGCGTAGAAGGCTCCGAGATTCGATATCACCCGATGGTCCAGGGGATGGTGCTTTTCGATGACCTTCAAGAAGGTAAGCCCCTCATCGATATCGCCGGACCGCTGAAAGCGCCCCAGGAGTCGAAACCATTTGTCGAGATGCATGCGCGAAGAGAAAAACTCGAGAGAACTGTCGAGGGCGATGTTCGCCTCGCGGTGGCGACCCGCCAGAATCAGCACGTCGACGCGTCCGATATGGGCGTCCGAGTCGAGGGGTACCGCCGCAATTGCCGCGCCGTAGTGTTCGACGGCGGCGTTCGTGCGCGCGCGAGAGATGCGTGATCGGTTCCCGGGTGCACCGTTACCTTTGTCGCCACTGGGCTGTGAGCGCGCGGTGGCGATCTCGACGTTCGCCAGACATTTATGTGCTTCTCCGTGGTGACCGTCGTCGGACTCGCCCAGCCAGGCTTCGCACAGGGCCCGCGCCCCTTCGGTCGCGCCAGACGACAGCAAGGGGGCCCAGCGATCGAAGGCCTCGCGCGCCTTGCGGTTGCGTGCGGCCGCTCTCGTCGGATTGTGTGTGCCACCCAACTCGCCGATTGGCGGGGCGCTGTCGACCCGCGATGTGAGCGGGCTTTCGCCGTCGGATGCAGGTTCTTCGCTGCATGCAAGCGCTGAGAAGCCCAGGCCGACGAGGCAGCCCACGAGCATCCAGCTCTGCGCTAGCCGGCCCATGGAGCGACTTTGTGTGTGTTGGTTCGCTGTATTCTCGGACCCGTTGGGCACAACTCGTTGCCAGAAAAGCTTCACGGTTTCCCTCCCCCGCTCGAAGATACCCCAATCGCGATTGCAGTAGTGGGGATCTACGTAATGGAGTGGCGGTCGCCCGCCCGCGGTGCTTCCCTTGCTGGACCCGCGGCGCCCGCCGGCGACACGTGACCCATGGCATGTGAATGGAACGGAGGTCGATCGATGCTCGAAGCGATCAAGTTTTCTCGAAGTTTCTGGCTCCCACTCGCAACGGGATTGGGGTGGATTCTTTCCGGGGAGGCGGGCGGATTCCTGTCGCTCGTGTATTCGCTGCCCCCGGCTTTCCTCTGCTTCTCGGCTGCATACATGGGCATGACGGCTGTGGGAGGAAAGAACTCAACCACCCTCGCGGCACTCGGTGGCGCAATCGGGGTCGTGTTTGGGATCCCGGCCCTGGTCTTTTACGGCCTGGGCCTGGGCGTGATGTTGATCGCACTATCTGCCTGGACCTTTATCGACGCTGGAAACGGCGCGGCCAACAGCTTCGAACCCCTCGAAGATGTACCTGCGGCCGAACTGAGCCCGGTTTTCTCTGCGCAGGTGGCTCTCGACGAAGCCCTGCTGGGTGCCATAACGCTAATGGTTCCGGTGCCGAGTCTCGAAGACGGGGTGCGAATCGAGCGCGAAGTTTCAGCAGCGATCGAATTGTTCGAAGCCCAGGGTTGGCTCGAAAAGCCGGAAGACTATCACCGCATACCCCTGCCGCTGGATGTCCCGAGCATTAAGCAGGCGAGTGTCCGCACCTTGGCGGGCCGGATCGATTTTGAGTCCCTGAGTTTCGACAGCGAGTACGAACCCATGGCCGACGAACCCGGCCGCGATCGCTGGCAAGGATACGTGTCCAATCGCACCGCCCATGCCCACGTTCTGCGCCACCCCGGGGCGCCGCGTCCCTGGATTGTATGCATTCACGGCTACCAGATGGGCAGACCGGTCGCGGACTTCACTGCCTTCGATCCTCGTATCTTCCACCAAAAGTTCGGTTTCAACATGTTGCTCCCCACCCTGCCGCTTCACGGCCCCCGAAAAGCCGGTCGCTTCAGTGGGGACGGCTACTTGAGTGGCGACGTGCTCGACAGCATCCACGCGACAAGTCAGGGCATTTGGGACATCCGCCGGTTGATTACCTGGGTGCGCGCACAAGACGCGCCGAGCGTTGGAGTCTACGGACTTTCGCTCGGGGGATTCAACGCGTCGCTCTTGAGTGGCCTGGAGCCCAGCCTGGACTTTGCAATTGCCGGCATTCCGATGACGGATCTGTCCGCAACGTACTGGCGACATCTACCCGACCAGGTCATTCGCCAATTTCTCGATGTCGGTCTGACCCGAGAGAAACTCGACCTCATCACACAGGTGGTGTCGCCGATCAGACTGACTCCAAAGGTCCCTGCCGAAGGTCGCGCCATCTTCGGCGCCGTAGGCGATCGACTCGTCTCCCCCAAACAAGTCCGCGATCTGGCCCGCCACTGGAACCACCCCACCACCTGGTACCAAGGCTCCCACCTGACCTTCTTCTTCGACGACAACGTCAAACAACTTCTATCCAGAACCCTGATCCAACCGTCTCTCTAACTCGCCATCCGATAAAGCGCCAACACCGCCGCCCCACCCAACCCGAGGTTGTGCTGCAACGC is a window from the Myxococcales bacterium genome containing:
- a CDS encoding ABC-ATPase domain-containing protein; translated protein: MNRTRATLESECHRLEGRGYPALKDLRGAYAFDGFTLYIDHVQGDPFAAPSKLRVRVPMEVAGFPAELIEGPVRRLALADFVARSIHSAIGKSAAEEGTRSEGSGKSGLIRIDAGGQEVLERTAVRISRDGDWIEARLEVGLPAAGRRILGKRAGELLCDAVPRASLMGLRFDSLDADRVTAFVHCIENQEAIREALAGRGLIAFVGNGAILPRESGANDRPLQGADVVPFESPPEFEVCIDVPNQVNSRISSAGSHQWVGMGIPKGVNLIVGGGYHGKSTLLQALERCVYPHIPGDGRETVVADRGLVKIRAEDGRRIERVDIHAFIDQLPGDRSTRAFCSDDASGSTSQAASIVEAIEAGCSGLLLDEDTCATNFMVRDARMQELVHKRYEPITPYVDRVRDLHDVLGISTVLVMGGSGDYFEAADRVIMLRDYKVHDATAAAKQIAQANPGKRQREGRGAIESPPPRIPISQSFDASRGKKGVKIEAREPNVIRYGRCDLDLRGVSQLVDTSQARAAGLSIHWASKHAMKNGATLTVILDELDALLDREGLEALDPYGSGEHHPGNLARPRRHEIAAAINRLRSLRME
- a CDS encoding tetratricopeptide repeat protein; its protein translation is MGRLAQSWMLVGCLVGLGFSALACSEEPASDGESPLTSRVDSAPPIGELGGTHNPTRAAARNRKAREAFDRWAPLLSSGATEGARALCEAWLGESDDGHHGEAHKCLANVEIATARSQPSGDKGNGAPGNRSRISRARTNAAVEHYGAAIAAVPLDSDAHIGRVDVLILAGRHREANIALDSSLEFFSSRMHLDKWFRLLGRFQRSGDIDEGLTFLKVIEKHHPLDHRVISNLGAFYAMTGNGEKALEYSERAVAINPDDPINKWNLARIYDKQGRLEEADRHYLEALAVFGDEDPKARCDYAKFIGTRLGDVARACNFAETNCEKQFDEHCKDISGIGGAGGAADEPDPRTG
- a CDS encoding alpha/beta hydrolase yields the protein MLEAIKFSRSFWLPLATGLGWILSGEAGGFLSLVYSLPPAFLCFSAAYMGMTAVGGKNSTTLAALGGAIGVVFGIPALVFYGLGLGVMLIALSAWTFIDAGNGAANSFEPLEDVPAAELSPVFSAQVALDEALLGAITLMVPVPSLEDGVRIEREVSAAIELFEAQGWLEKPEDYHRIPLPLDVPSIKQASVRTLAGRIDFESLSFDSEYEPMADEPGRDRWQGYVSNRTAHAHVLRHPGAPRPWIVCIHGYQMGRPVADFTAFDPRIFHQKFGFNMLLPTLPLHGPRKAGRFSGDGYLSGDVLDSIHATSQGIWDIRRLITWVRAQDAPSVGVYGLSLGGFNASLLSGLEPSLDFAIAGIPMTDLSATYWRHLPDQVIRQFLDVGLTREKLDLITQVVSPIRLTPKVPAEGRAIFGAVGDRLVSPKQVRDLARHWNHPTTWYQGSHLTFFFDDNVKQLLSRTLIQPSL